One genomic region from Sphingobacterium sp. UGAL515B_05 encodes:
- a CDS encoding NAD-dependent epimerase/dehydratase family protein, with translation MQTILGANGQIGGELARELNRNFTSSIRIVSRDAKKVNDTDEVFSADLSIREKAIEAVEGSDVAYFTLGLPISSDLWEKQFPLILKNVIEACKINHTKLVFFDNTYMYPQNDRMLTEETDFAPVGRKGRVRRKMAEMVLKEIESGELEAVICRAPEFYGPGKTQSITNTLIFNNIKGGKKLKVPLRANKKRSLIWTPDASRATALIGNTPDAFGQTWHLPVDKSHPTYKEFIRMALGIYGRELKYSVVPKLMFKIGSFFNKSVKELLELLPRYAHDNIFDDSKFRKKFPDFQVTSYTQGISFIKDE, from the coding sequence ATGCAAACGATATTAGGAGCAAACGGCCAGATTGGTGGGGAGCTCGCCAGAGAACTTAATAGAAATTTTACTTCATCTATACGAATTGTCAGTAGGGATGCGAAAAAAGTAAATGACACGGACGAGGTTTTTTCTGCGGATCTATCCATTCGTGAAAAGGCAATTGAAGCAGTTGAAGGTAGTGACGTTGCCTATTTCACATTAGGCCTTCCGATCAGTTCCGATCTCTGGGAGAAGCAGTTTCCGCTGATCCTTAAAAACGTCATTGAAGCCTGTAAGATTAACCATACAAAACTTGTATTCTTTGATAATACATATATGTATCCTCAGAATGATCGCATGTTGACAGAAGAAACTGATTTTGCACCTGTGGGAAGAAAAGGAAGAGTCAGACGGAAAATGGCCGAAATGGTGTTGAAGGAAATTGAATCCGGTGAACTTGAAGCAGTGATTTGCCGCGCCCCAGAATTTTATGGTCCCGGCAAAACACAGAGTATTACCAATACCTTAATTTTTAACAATATCAAAGGGGGTAAAAAGTTGAAGGTTCCATTGCGCGCAAATAAAAAAAGAAGCCTAATCTGGACTCCCGATGCGAGCCGCGCCACTGCTTTGATAGGGAATACCCCTGACGCATTTGGTCAGACATGGCATCTGCCGGTAGACAAAAGCCACCCCACTTATAAAGAGTTTATCCGAATGGCATTAGGAATTTATGGCAGGGAACTGAAATATTCTGTTGTCCCAAAATTGATGTTCAAAATAGGTTCATTTTTCAACAAAAGTGTAAAGGAATTACTGGAGCTACTTCCAAGGTATGCGCATGACAATATTTTTGACGATTCAAAATTCAGAAAGAAATTTCCGGATTTTCAAGTCACATCATATACGCAAGGAATCAGTTTCATTAAAGATGAATAG
- a CDS encoding MBL fold metallo-hydrolase, translating to MTIHQIRNATIIIESEGNFILVDPLLGKSKTFVPLTLFRFKPRRNPLVDLPLESEKLLQRIDYCLITHLHPDHIDAVGIEFLRRRKIPVLCGKNHAHQLKKWGLNVLQAIDYWEAISFLKGKLTATPAVHGYGWVRKPMGHVYGFVWQSSDDESVYISADTIYTDDVKKVLATYTPDVSVLACGSAQFDFGRPLLMTMDDIVKFIRDAPGKVLANHMEAINHCPTTRLELKQRLEKEGLLHKTFIPADGERIEVVKPLHESKI from the coding sequence ATGACAATACATCAAATACGTAATGCCACTATTATTATCGAATCGGAAGGCAACTTTATATTGGTTGATCCTTTATTGGGAAAGTCAAAGACATTTGTTCCGCTAACCCTTTTCCGTTTCAAACCCCGTCGCAACCCTTTAGTTGATTTACCCCTTGAAAGCGAAAAACTGTTGCAGAGAATCGATTATTGCTTAATTACACATCTGCATCCCGACCATATCGATGCGGTAGGAATCGAGTTTTTGCGTCGCCGTAAAATCCCCGTCCTGTGCGGTAAAAACCACGCCCATCAATTAAAAAAATGGGGATTAAATGTCCTGCAAGCGATTGATTATTGGGAGGCAATTTCGTTTCTGAAAGGCAAACTTACTGCGACACCTGCAGTTCATGGTTATGGCTGGGTAAGAAAACCAATGGGGCATGTGTATGGATTCGTATGGCAGTCATCCGATGATGAATCAGTATATATAAGTGCAGATACCATTTATACCGATGATGTAAAAAAGGTGTTGGCTACCTACACGCCCGACGTATCTGTGCTAGCTTGCGGTTCGGCACAATTCGATTTCGGCAGACCACTATTGATGACAATGGATGATATTGTAAAGTTTATCCGTGATGCACCAGGCAAAGTATTGGCAAATCACATGGAAGCCATCAATCATTGTCCTACCACGCGCCTTGAGTTAAAGCAAAGATTGGAGAAGGAGGGATTGCTGCACAAGACATTTATTCCGGCCGATGGAGAGCGTATTGAAGTTGTAAAACCATTGCATGAGTCCAAGATATAA
- a CDS encoding two-component regulator propeller domain-containing protein: MRKTLFILFAGLTIQAKAQNLFPVKLENCKAEKFCLDCGDIKAGYEQNEFTKLQEKLNKELNLQGIKGAVKFQVLVDATGHGCVLSHTDQSNNPISLKIIEELNKFKKWTPAITGGKTVEKSSINLIFAISDNKISGQIERIDMKAFNKSFDKPNSPEIYNKTYVYKNGSLKKYKMTVWNSSNSNLPNNMNDNITIDKNGIVWLTVDEGLVTFDGKEFKNAEQDITDKGKFFSYYALTTDNENVKWVYGTKNIYSFDNVKWTKYDSTDIGIDGAYEIVNNQKTGEVFFCSDEGLTIYKDRKWTNLNKSKLKDLPSNRVNFAKRDSKNRIWIGTFNGTAIIDENNQLTNFENTNTILKGKCITSMDEDENGNLFFTLYEFDRKVKGKVNNDEGIAIRYTDGTFKQFTTENSGMPFNHANCVLYDKKEKVLWISTDRAGLVRYDLKDGWENYHNENSDIPTSYISTMTFDMNGNLYLATRQGLVKIERKQ; the protein is encoded by the coding sequence ATGAGAAAAACACTTTTTATCCTTTTTGCTGGTTTGACAATTCAAGCAAAGGCACAAAACTTATTCCCTGTAAAACTCGAAAATTGTAAGGCTGAAAAGTTTTGCCTTGACTGTGGAGATATAAAAGCAGGTTATGAACAAAATGAGTTCACAAAATTACAAGAGAAACTGAACAAGGAATTGAACTTACAAGGAATAAAAGGTGCTGTAAAATTTCAGGTTCTTGTTGACGCAACAGGTCACGGTTGTGTATTAAGTCATACTGACCAATCAAACAATCCCATTTCATTGAAAATTATTGAAGAACTTAACAAATTCAAGAAATGGACACCAGCAATAACAGGTGGAAAGACTGTAGAAAAGTCGTCCATCAATTTAATTTTTGCAATAAGTGACAACAAAATTTCGGGACAGATTGAGCGGATTGATATGAAGGCTTTTAATAAGTCATTTGATAAACCGAACAGCCCCGAGATATACAATAAAACTTACGTGTACAAAAACGGAAGTTTAAAAAAATACAAAATGACAGTTTGGAACTCCAGTAACTCAAATCTTCCAAACAATATGAACGACAATATCACCATTGACAAAAATGGCATTGTTTGGCTGACTGTTGATGAAGGATTGGTCACTTTTGATGGAAAAGAATTCAAAAATGCAGAACAGGATATTACTGACAAGGGGAAATTCTTTTCCTATTATGCATTAACAACAGATAATGAAAATGTGAAGTGGGTTTATGGAACTAAAAATATTTACAGCTTTGACAATGTTAAATGGACAAAGTATGACTCAACCGATATTGGAATAGATGGAGCCTATGAAATTGTTAATAATCAAAAAACTGGAGAAGTATTTTTCTGCTCTGACGAAGGCTTGACCATTTACAAAGATCGAAAGTGGACGAATCTAAATAAAAGCAAACTCAAAGACCTGCCATCAAACAGAGTAAATTTCGCAAAGAGAGATTCAAAAAACAGAATTTGGATTGGAACTTTTAATGGTACAGCTATAATTGACGAAAATAACCAATTAACAAACTTTGAAAACACAAACACCATTTTAAAAGGAAAATGTATTACTTCAATGGACGAAGACGAAAATGGTAATCTTTTTTTTACGCTTTATGAGTTTGACAGAAAAGTGAAAGGGAAAGTAAACAATGATGAAGGAATTGCAATTAGATACACCGACGGAACTTTCAAACAATTTACGACCGAAAATTCAGGAATGCCTTTTAACCATGCAAATTGTGTTCTTTACGACAAAAAAGAAAAGGTTCTTTGGATTTCGACTGATAGAGCCGGCTTAGTAAGATATGACTTAAAAGATGGCTGGGAAAATTATCACAATGAGAACTCTGACATTCCAACTTCCTATATTTCAACAATGACTTTTGATATGAATGGGAACTTGTATCTAGCGACACGACAAGGATTAGTAAAAATTGAAAGAAAACAATAA
- a CDS encoding helix-turn-helix transcriptional regulator, which produces MKTPEKVSSISALHQFLGLKRPANPLISVFNFDDVKLKPETVLSAITTDFYVIALKKDCAGGKCRYGQQYYDFDEGIMYFIAPHQVLQFDDILLDKVRGFVLVVHPDFLHGYGLGSDIKDYSYFSYTANEALHLSEKEEKTIFDIIANVEQEIDINMDSFTQGLLVSNLDLLLKYCDRYYNRQFLTRKKVNSDLLSKLELLLDDYFKNDQLNINGIPPVHFIADRLHLSANYLSDMLRVQTGQTTQQHIQNRLIEKAKELLSTTSTSVSKIAYQLGFEHPQSFHRLFKSRTSLSPLEFRSSLN; this is translated from the coding sequence ATGAAAACTCCTGAAAAAGTATCATCAATAAGTGCACTTCATCAATTCTTGGGGTTAAAGAGACCGGCTAACCCGCTGATCAGTGTATTTAATTTTGATGATGTCAAACTGAAACCGGAGACTGTACTTAGTGCAATAACGACCGATTTTTATGTTATTGCTTTAAAAAAAGACTGCGCCGGTGGAAAATGCAGATATGGCCAGCAATATTATGATTTTGATGAAGGGATAATGTATTTTATTGCTCCGCATCAGGTCCTTCAATTTGATGATATACTGCTTGATAAAGTGAGAGGCTTTGTCCTGGTGGTACATCCGGATTTCCTACATGGTTATGGTCTGGGTTCCGACATTAAAGATTACAGCTATTTTTCCTATACAGCCAATGAAGCTTTGCATCTTTCTGAAAAGGAAGAGAAAACCATTTTTGATATCATAGCGAATGTTGAACAGGAAATTGATATCAATATGGATTCTTTTACACAAGGTCTACTTGTTTCTAACCTTGATCTCCTGTTAAAATATTGCGATCGTTATTACAACCGCCAATTTCTGACCAGAAAGAAAGTAAATAGTGACCTTCTTTCCAAGTTGGAGCTATTATTGGACGATTATTTCAAAAATGATCAATTAAACATTAACGGTATACCCCCAGTTCACTTTATTGCTGATCGATTACACCTAAGTGCAAATTATTTGAGCGATATGTTAAGAGTGCAGACAGGGCAAACCACGCAGCAGCATATCCAGAACAGATTGATCGAAAAAGCGAAAGAATTACTCTCTACAACCTCAACGTCGGTCTCCAAAATTGCTTATCAACTGGGATTTGAGCATCCGCAATCATTCCATCGTCTTTTTAAAAGTCGAACATCACTCTCTCCACTGGAATTCAGATCATCACTAAATTAA
- a CDS encoding helix-turn-helix domain-containing protein — MNYKEFENCSVNLFFRIFSGKWKPLILHHFFYTGDERFIELWRKMPKVSKKVLLEQLKEMENDGIVVRKQVNTFPPEVYYGLSETGKSLEQLLLHIESWMENYQLQHTTE; from the coding sequence ATGAATTATAAGGAATTTGAAAACTGTTCCGTAAATCTTTTTTTCAGAATATTTTCTGGGAAGTGGAAGCCCTTGATTCTCCATCATTTTTTTTATACGGGTGATGAACGCTTCATCGAATTGTGGCGTAAAATGCCCAAGGTTTCCAAAAAGGTATTGTTAGAACAACTAAAAGAAATGGAAAACGATGGAATTGTGGTTCGAAAACAAGTGAACACCTTTCCTCCGGAAGTATATTATGGGTTATCTGAAACGGGTAAAAGTCTAGAGCAATTGCTTCTTCATATTGAATCGTGGATGGAAAATTACCAGCTTCAGCATACTACTGAGTGA
- the istA gene encoding IS21 family transposase yields MANKLDPMDLKQILTLHLDGYSNRKIGSVLGISRNTVNTYMQLFAGSGYSFKKLLDFDTAALSELFSSHTTLDATRHNELMLYFQGVNKARNHPGFTFLYHYQQYVELAAEPYSYTQFLEHYRRKYPKEKGSMKLQHIAGEEMFVDFAGKKLQIIDKHTGEAIAVEVFVAILPCSQYTYIQACRSQKREDMISCCTAALRFYGGSPKAIVSDNLKSAVNRSSRYEADINRSFKDFARHYNCVINPTRSYSPQDKALVENAVHLAYQRIYYPLREMTFFSLEDLNREIAVLLERYNNLLFKRKESSRIELFQSIEREYLKALPTDTYELKDYKRAKVQKMGYVYFSPEKCYYSVPYRYIGKETMIHYTRSRVEIFYNHERIALHQRNLTKGSYITNADHLSSTHKFYSEWSPEFFRKKALPHGEYVLACIEKILASHDYPEINYKRSLGIIHLHRAYGSGRLNNACKRALDTDSCSYLRIKNILKNNMDRLLLSVSELEPQKPHIPFHSNIRGASAYE; encoded by the coding sequence ATGGCCAACAAACTTGATCCGATGGACTTAAAACAAATACTCACATTACATCTGGACGGTTACAGTAACCGTAAAATAGGTTCCGTTCTCGGTATTTCCCGCAATACAGTCAATACCTATATGCAGCTATTTGCAGGCAGCGGCTACTCATTCAAGAAGCTTCTGGACTTTGATACCGCTGCTTTATCCGAACTGTTTTCATCCCATACGACGCTGGACGCTACCCGCCATAATGAACTCATGCTTTACTTTCAGGGGGTCAACAAGGCCCGGAATCATCCCGGCTTTACCTTTCTGTATCATTATCAGCAATATGTTGAGCTGGCCGCAGAACCATATAGCTACACGCAGTTTCTCGAACATTATCGCCGTAAATATCCAAAAGAAAAGGGTTCAATGAAACTTCAGCATATTGCGGGAGAAGAAATGTTCGTAGACTTTGCCGGGAAGAAGCTGCAGATCATCGATAAACATACCGGAGAGGCTATCGCTGTGGAAGTATTTGTGGCCATACTGCCGTGCAGCCAGTACACCTATATCCAGGCATGCAGGAGCCAGAAACGCGAAGATATGATATCCTGTTGCACGGCGGCACTTCGTTTTTATGGTGGATCGCCCAAAGCGATAGTATCCGACAATCTAAAGTCTGCCGTCAATAGATCGAGCAGATACGAAGCGGACATCAACCGTAGCTTCAAGGACTTTGCCCGCCATTATAACTGTGTCATCAACCCAACGCGTAGTTACTCTCCACAGGACAAGGCGCTGGTTGAGAATGCGGTGCATCTGGCCTATCAGCGTATCTATTATCCATTACGTGAAATGACTTTCTTCTCGCTGGAAGATCTCAATAGAGAAATTGCAGTACTACTGGAGCGTTATAACAATCTATTGTTCAAACGAAAAGAATCGAGCCGTATCGAGCTCTTCCAGAGCATTGAACGAGAATATCTCAAAGCCCTTCCCACTGATACATATGAACTGAAAGATTACAAAAGGGCCAAAGTACAGAAGATGGGTTACGTATACTTTTCTCCGGAGAAGTGTTATTATAGCGTTCCATACCGCTATATCGGAAAGGAAACAATGATCCATTACACCAGGAGCCGCGTAGAGATCTTTTATAATCATGAAAGAATTGCGCTTCACCAGCGCAATCTGACCAAAGGCAGTTACATCACTAACGCAGATCACCTGAGCAGCACACATAAGTTCTATTCGGAATGGAGCCCAGAGTTCTTTAGAAAAAAAGCGCTGCCACATGGGGAATATGTTCTGGCATGCATCGAAAAGATCCTAGCTTCCCATGATTATCCCGAAATAAACTACAAACGCTCTCTTGGAATTATTCACCTGCACCGAGCCTATGGATCCGGGCGTCTGAACAATGCGTGTAAAAGAGCATTGGATACAGATAGCTGTTCCTATCTGCGGATAAAGAATATCCTAAAAAACAATATGGACAGGCTGCTTTTATCAGTGAGTGAGCTTGAGCCTCAAAAACCACATATACCTTTTCACAGCAATATACGCGGTGCTTCCGCTTATGAATAA
- a CDS encoding C10 family peptidase yields the protein MESEIKANSPVILTGYTTNVESTYPDGHCWVTDGIHKVITCPEALPDGSTIGGWGFLWFHINWG from the coding sequence GTGGAGAGTGAAATAAAAGCGAATAGCCCCGTTATATTAACCGGTTATACTACAAATGTCGAAAGCACATACCCGGATGGCCATTGCTGGGTGACAGATGGAATACACAAGGTTATAACCTGTCCCGAAGCGTTACCTGATGGCTCAACAATTGGAGGATGGGGCTTTCTGTGGTTTCACATAAATTGGGGCTAG
- a CDS encoding class I SAM-dependent methyltransferase, translating into MKQNKYDEQIFFDQYKNMDRSIKGLEGAGEWHALKNILPSFDGKNVLDLGCGFGWHCRYAIENGAKTVVGVDLSERMLNKAKEINNLPGITYIRSALEDITFEEQEFDCVISSLTFHYIKDFDPLCTHINRWLKPGSSFVFSVEHPIFTARPNQDWIYDAAGNKLYWPVDHYFEEGKRETLFLQNNVIKYHRTLTTYLTTLLANNFVINFVTEPQPNMEMIKSVAGMADELRRPMMLIVSAQKRPE; encoded by the coding sequence ATGAAGCAAAACAAATATGACGAGCAAATATTCTTCGATCAATATAAAAATATGGACAGATCTATTAAAGGTCTCGAAGGTGCCGGAGAATGGCATGCGTTAAAAAATATCCTTCCTAGCTTTGATGGCAAAAACGTACTGGACCTTGGATGCGGCTTTGGCTGGCATTGCCGCTATGCCATTGAAAACGGTGCCAAAACCGTAGTAGGTGTCGACCTTTCTGAAAGGATGCTCAATAAGGCGAAAGAAATCAATAACCTGCCTGGCATCACATATATCAGAAGTGCATTGGAGGATATCACGTTTGAGGAGCAGGAGTTCGACTGCGTCATCAGCTCCCTTACGTTCCATTACATCAAAGACTTTGATCCGCTCTGCACGCATATAAACCGTTGGCTAAAACCGGGCAGTAGTTTTGTGTTTTCTGTTGAGCATCCGATATTCACAGCTAGACCCAACCAAGACTGGATCTACGATGCAGCCGGAAACAAGTTGTACTGGCCCGTGGACCATTACTTTGAAGAAGGAAAGCGGGAAACACTTTTCTTACAAAACAATGTAATAAAATACCATAGGACACTTACAACATACCTTACAACCCTGCTTGCCAATAACTTTGTGATCAATTTTGTTACCGAACCACAGCCGAATATGGAAATGATTAAAAGTGTTGCCGGAATGGCAGACGAACTCAGAAGGCCCATGATGCTGATTGTGTCGGCACAAAAAAGGCCGGAATAA
- the istB gene encoding IS21-like element helper ATPase IstB, whose product MNNQTVEKLRDMRLGAMAQLHQQYVKENRLEGITCDEYLALLIDHQWEDRENKKIERLLKQANFRHNASLSDINYASERNLDKNMFARLGTLDFVLRKENIIICGASGTGKSYLSQALGHQACITGIKTSYTVTARLIKMLKLSKVDGTYLKELEKLTKTELLILDDFGLQAFDSQDRETLMDIIDDRHGKRSTIISSQIPVSAWYEVIGGEGTIADAILDRIVNSSHRIDLKGESLRKGILKKE is encoded by the coding sequence ATGAACAATCAGACAGTTGAAAAACTACGCGACATGCGTTTAGGAGCTATGGCTCAGTTACACCAGCAGTACGTTAAGGAAAACAGGCTCGAAGGGATAACCTGCGACGAATACCTTGCATTACTTATTGACCATCAGTGGGAAGACCGGGAAAATAAAAAGATAGAGCGTTTGCTCAAGCAGGCAAACTTTAGGCATAATGCCAGTCTAAGTGATATAAACTACGCCAGCGAAAGAAATCTGGACAAAAATATGTTTGCGCGTCTGGGTACACTGGACTTTGTGCTCCGAAAAGAAAACATTATCATCTGTGGTGCTTCCGGTACTGGAAAAAGCTATTTGTCCCAGGCTCTCGGACACCAGGCCTGTATTACGGGGATAAAAACCTCATATACAGTAACTGCCAGACTGATCAAAATGCTGAAATTGAGCAAAGTTGACGGAACGTACCTTAAAGAACTGGAAAAACTAACGAAAACGGAACTGCTGATACTTGATGACTTTGGTTTGCAGGCTTTTGATAGTCAAGATCGGGAAACACTGATGGATATTATCGACGACCGACATGGTAAAAGATCAACCATAATATCATCCCAGATACCGGTATCGGCCTGGTACGAGGTCATCGGCGGAGAGGGCACTATTGCGGATGCGATCTTGGACCGGATTGTGAACTCCTCACATCGGATAGACCTAAAAGGTGAATCGCTTAGAAAAGGAATATTGAAAAAGGAATAA